The following are encoded in a window of Gramella sp. MT6 genomic DNA:
- a CDS encoding formimidoylglutamase, with product MTGLKFYKSSHIDKLISKRKGEEKFGEKLQFVANLEELETHKAKYVLLGIPEDIGVRANFGKPGTSRAWKTALSSLVNIQVNRFNDPENLILLGEVDCTELMKKASFIDESDPNYHAKLGDLVKQTDQLVSEIIEKIVATGKTPIIIGGGHNNAYGNIKGAAKALKKPLNVLNIDAHTDLRQLEHRHSGNGFSYAIEGQYLNKYSVFGLHKNYTPEYIFKGMEASPNMNFKLLEDLSEEPGNNSGDFQQMLQGINNSPFGFELDCDALADFPSSAKSPSGFSVDQVRNFIRLVSKDENCCYFHLCEAAPDEDNAAQVGKALSYFISDFIR from the coding sequence ATGACTGGATTAAAATTCTATAAAAGCTCGCACATTGATAAGCTAATTTCCAAAAGAAAAGGAGAGGAAAAATTTGGAGAAAAACTACAATTTGTTGCTAATCTCGAAGAATTAGAAACTCACAAAGCGAAATACGTTCTATTAGGAATTCCTGAAGATATTGGCGTTCGAGCAAATTTTGGCAAACCGGGAACTTCGAGAGCATGGAAAACGGCTCTAAGCTCACTGGTTAATATTCAGGTAAACAGATTCAATGATCCCGAAAATTTAATTCTTCTGGGAGAGGTGGATTGTACCGAGCTTATGAAAAAGGCTTCTTTTATAGATGAGTCAGATCCCAATTATCACGCAAAGCTTGGAGACCTCGTAAAACAAACAGATCAGCTGGTTTCTGAAATTATTGAAAAGATTGTTGCCACAGGAAAGACTCCAATTATCATAGGAGGTGGACATAATAACGCCTATGGGAACATCAAAGGTGCTGCAAAAGCCTTAAAAAAGCCTCTGAATGTTTTGAATATCGACGCGCATACAGACCTTAGACAGCTGGAACATAGGCACAGTGGAAATGGTTTCAGCTACGCCATCGAAGGTCAGTATTTGAACAAATATTCCGTTTTTGGGTTACATAAAAATTATACTCCTGAATATATTTTCAAAGGGATGGAGGCATCTCCAAACATGAATTTCAAATTACTGGAAGATCTTTCGGAAGAACCGGGAAATAACTCTGGTGATTTCCAGCAAATGCTTCAAGGAATTAATAATTCTCCTTTTGGTTTTGAACTGGATTGCGATGCTCTTGCAGATTTTCCCAGTAGTGCGAAATCCCCATCAGGTTTTAGTGTAGACCAGGTGAGAAATTTTATAAGGCTGGTTTCAAAAGATGAGAACTGCTGCTATTTCCATTTATGTGAAGCAGCTCCAGATGAAGACAATGCCGCACAGGTAGGAAAAGCGCTTTCATATTTTATATCAGATTTTATACGTTAA
- a CDS encoding DUF1622 domain-containing protein has translation METIALYIEYIARIIEVAGVLTILIGTILSVGKFIFSRQNGNKRSYKLLRQELGKGILLGLEILVAADIIATVVTEPTMDKVLTLGVIVIIRTFLSLSIELEIEGRFPWQRKSSENRLDQNS, from the coding sequence ATGGAAACCATAGCATTGTATATTGAATATATCGCTAGAATAATTGAAGTTGCAGGAGTTCTAACAATTCTAATAGGGACTATTCTTTCTGTTGGGAAATTTATCTTTTCGAGGCAAAATGGAAATAAAAGGTCTTATAAGCTATTGCGACAGGAATTAGGAAAGGGTATCTTATTAGGCCTTGAGATCTTGGTGGCCGCAGATATTATCGCAACTGTAGTCACCGAACCTACAATGGATAAAGTCTTAACCCTGGGGGTTATAGTAATAATAAGAACATTTCTAAGCCTGTCTATAGAATTAGAAATTGAAGGCAGATTCCCCTGGCAGCGAAAATCTTCTGAAAACAGGCTTGATCAGAATTCATAA
- the treF gene encoding alpha,alpha-trehalase TreF, which produces MKIDIPYKLSYLLIILFFLSCKIGPDPEQEIEKLEEKIEILPPVDLYGDLFYDVQKGEIFEDSKTFVDAIPQYNVGLIRQRYNMLDDTTNTAISEFVEQHFEVPGDQLAFEADSSSINQHITKLWASLKRKKDDSISGTLIPLPNPYIVPGGRFREIYYWDSYFTMLGLLEDGEVETIENMVDNFAYLIDEYGFIPNGNRTYYLGRSQPPFFAMMVKILAEAKGEKVLKTYLPELEKEYNFWMNGIQKLDQENAVRRVVKMQDGEVLNRYWDDNDTPRPESYREDIETAKITVSKNPELSKEEIYRNLRAGAESGWDFSSRWLNRNAEGEFDLSTIHTTDIIPVDLNSLLYNLEMTIAETYEINDDKEASEEYRLKAENRKKAILKYCWSETEGFFMDYNFKRNEQTGRLSLAGVYPLFFEIATDPQANEVRKKINEVFLKPGGVVTSPYNTGEQWDAPNGWAPLQWLTIKGLENYGFTELAGEISSRWLDLNRKVYQDTYKMLEKYNVEDLSKKSGGGEYPTQDGFGWTNGVYQKLSSEN; this is translated from the coding sequence ATGAAAATTGACATTCCTTATAAATTAAGTTACCTGCTTATTATTCTGTTTTTTCTTTCCTGCAAAATCGGTCCGGATCCTGAACAGGAAATTGAAAAACTGGAGGAGAAGATCGAAATTCTTCCACCGGTAGACCTATACGGTGATTTGTTTTATGATGTGCAGAAGGGTGAGATCTTTGAGGATAGTAAAACCTTTGTAGATGCAATTCCACAGTATAATGTAGGCCTTATCAGGCAACGTTATAACATGCTTGATGATACAACGAATACGGCAATCTCCGAATTTGTGGAACAACATTTTGAAGTTCCTGGAGATCAACTTGCTTTTGAAGCCGATTCATCTTCAATCAATCAGCATATCACCAAACTTTGGGCTTCGTTAAAGCGTAAAAAAGATGATAGTATTTCGGGTACATTAATTCCGCTTCCCAATCCATACATAGTTCCCGGAGGAAGATTTCGGGAGATCTATTATTGGGATAGTTATTTCACGATGCTCGGTCTTTTAGAAGATGGCGAAGTAGAAACTATCGAAAATATGGTAGATAACTTTGCCTATCTCATAGATGAATATGGTTTTATTCCCAACGGCAATCGTACCTATTATCTAGGAAGATCACAACCGCCATTTTTTGCCATGATGGTAAAAATTCTGGCGGAGGCAAAAGGGGAGAAGGTTCTTAAGACATATTTGCCAGAGTTGGAAAAGGAGTATAATTTCTGGATGAATGGAATTCAAAAACTTGACCAGGAAAACGCCGTCCGTAGAGTGGTGAAAATGCAGGATGGAGAAGTGCTCAACCGTTATTGGGATGATAATGATACACCCAGACCTGAAAGTTACAGGGAAGATATTGAGACTGCTAAAATTACGGTTTCTAAAAATCCGGAGCTTTCCAAAGAAGAGATCTACAGAAATTTACGTGCGGGAGCAGAATCTGGATGGGATTTTTCAAGCAGATGGCTGAATAGAAATGCAGAGGGAGAATTTGATCTTTCCACCATACATACCACAGATATTATTCCTGTAGATCTAAATTCATTACTCTATAACCTGGAAATGACCATTGCTGAAACTTATGAAATTAACGACGATAAAGAGGCTTCTGAAGAGTATAGACTTAAAGCTGAGAATAGAAAAAAAGCGATACTCAAATATTGCTGGAGCGAAACTGAAGGTTTTTTTATGGATTATAACTTTAAAAGAAATGAGCAAACCGGGCGATTATCCCTTGCCGGTGTCTATCCATTATTTTTTGAAATAGCTACAGACCCTCAGGCTAATGAGGTTAGAAAGAAAATTAATGAAGTCTTTTTGAAGCCAGGTGGAGTGGTAACTTCCCCTTATAATACCGGGGAACAATGGGATGCACCCAATGGTTGGGCTCCTTTGCAGTGGTTAACTATTAAAGGTCTCGAGAATTATGGTTTTACCGAATTGGCAGGAGAAATTAGTTCAAGATGGCTGGATCTAAATCGCAAGGTTTACCAGGACACCTATAAAATGCTTGAAAAATATAATGTTGAAGATCTTTCTAAAAAAAGTGGAGGAGGAGAATATCCTACACAGGATGGATTTGGATGGACGAATGGTGTTTATCAAAAACTATCTTCAGAAAATTAA
- a CDS encoding GNAT family N-acetyltransferase codes for MQIVSWKPEYSKEFKEMNVYWLEEFFWVEPHDEDVLGDPEKYIIEPGGNIFFIKDNDKVIGCVALMKIENKIFELTKMAVKPEYRGKKIGQELMKYTLNFAREKEWNKLIIYSNRKLENAIHLYKKYGFNEIPIEKNNPYSRGDIKMELNLS; via the coding sequence ATGCAGATAGTATCCTGGAAACCTGAATATTCAAAGGAGTTTAAAGAAATGAATGTTTACTGGCTGGAAGAATTCTTCTGGGTTGAGCCACATGATGAAGACGTCCTTGGTGATCCTGAAAAATATATTATAGAACCGGGTGGGAATATCTTTTTCATTAAAGATAATGACAAGGTCATTGGCTGTGTAGCACTTATGAAGATTGAAAACAAAATTTTCGAACTCACGAAAATGGCTGTTAAACCGGAATATCGGGGAAAGAAAATAGGTCAGGAATTAATGAAATATACCCTGAATTTTGCCAGGGAGAAAGAATGGAATAAACTAATTATTTACTCCAACAGAAAACTTGAAAATGCCATACATCTTTATAAAAAGTATGGATTTAATGAAATTCCAATTGAGAAGAACAATCCTTATTCCAGGGGTGATATTAAAATGGAACTAAACCTATCATAA
- a CDS encoding MBL fold metallo-hydrolase, which translates to MRKIVTLIAVGIILTSCKNETKSQEEEVSTDIAQNDARSEMQADSSNIEITPISHATAVFNWGDAVFYTDPVGGAEAFEGMPEPDFILITDIHGDHMNAETIMALELGDTKIIVPKSVQEKLPEDLQSNLIVMNNGEILEHNGFSIKAIPMYNLPQTKDAMHVKGRGNGYVLEKDGERLYISGDTEDIPEMRDLKDIDVALVSMNLPYTMPVDQAADGVLAFQPKKVIPYHYRGKDGYSDIDKFKELVNKGNSNIEVEFLEWYPQK; encoded by the coding sequence ATGAGAAAAATAGTTACCCTAATTGCTGTTGGAATTATTCTAACATCATGTAAAAATGAAACTAAATCTCAAGAGGAAGAAGTCAGCACAGATATTGCACAAAACGATGCACGATCAGAAATGCAGGCAGATTCTTCTAATATTGAGATCACCCCTATTTCCCACGCCACAGCGGTTTTTAATTGGGGGGACGCTGTTTTCTATACAGATCCAGTAGGAGGTGCTGAAGCATTCGAAGGAATGCCTGAGCCAGACTTTATCCTTATCACAGATATCCATGGAGATCACATGAACGCTGAAACGATCATGGCTTTGGAACTAGGAGATACGAAGATCATAGTTCCGAAATCGGTTCAGGAAAAATTACCTGAAGACCTGCAGTCTAATCTTATTGTTATGAACAATGGTGAGATTTTAGAGCATAACGGTTTTAGCATAAAAGCGATTCCAATGTATAATCTTCCTCAAACAAAAGATGCCATGCATGTGAAAGGCCGGGGAAATGGTTATGTACTAGAAAAGGATGGGGAACGCCTTTATATTTCTGGCGATACTGAAGATATTCCTGAAATGAGAGATCTAAAAGATATAGATGTAGCTCTTGTTTCTATGAACTTACCTTACACCATGCCGGTAGACCAGGCCGCAGATGGTGTACTTGCTTTTCAGCCTAAGAAAGTAATTCCATATCATTATCGTGGAAAGGATGGGTATTCTGATATTGATAAATTCAAGGAATTAGTTAATAAAGGAAATTCAAATATAGAAGTTGAGTTTTTGGAATGGTATCCTCAGAAATAA
- the sucC gene encoding ADP-forming succinate--CoA ligase subunit beta has protein sequence MNIHEYQGKEILSSFRVRIQRGTVARNAKEAVDAAKELTEKTGTGWHVIKAQVHAGGRGKGGGVKLAKNLKEVEEIAGDIIGMNLVTPQTSAEGKKVHQVLVAEDVYYPGDNEPEEYYMSVLLNRATGRNMIMYSTEGGMDIETVAEETPDLIFTEEIDPATGLLGFQARRIAFNLGLNGKAFKEMTKFVMSLYEAFEKSDSSLFEINPVLKTSDDLIMAVDAKVTLDDNALFRHKDYAEMRDIREENPTEVEAREVGLNYVDLDGNVGCMVNGAGLAMATMDLIKQAGGEPANFLDVGGTADAKRVEEAFRLILKDDKVEAILVNIFGGIVRCDRVAQGIVDASKNMGDAMNVPIIVRLQGTNADIAKELIDNSGLKVYSAIQFQEAADKVQEVLS, from the coding sequence ATGAATATACACGAATATCAAGGAAAAGAGATTTTAAGCAGCTTCAGAGTTCGCATACAACGTGGGACCGTTGCAAGAAACGCCAAAGAAGCAGTAGATGCTGCAAAAGAACTAACCGAGAAAACGGGAACTGGATGGCATGTGATCAAAGCACAGGTACACGCCGGTGGACGTGGTAAAGGTGGTGGGGTGAAGCTTGCCAAAAACCTTAAAGAGGTTGAAGAGATCGCAGGTGACATCATCGGGATGAATCTTGTAACTCCTCAAACTTCTGCAGAAGGGAAAAAAGTACATCAGGTACTTGTTGCTGAAGATGTATACTATCCGGGAGATAACGAACCTGAAGAATATTATATGTCTGTATTGCTTAACCGTGCGACCGGTCGTAATATGATCATGTATTCTACTGAAGGTGGTATGGATATCGAAACAGTAGCTGAAGAAACTCCAGATCTTATATTCACTGAAGAAATTGATCCGGCTACAGGTCTTCTAGGATTCCAGGCGCGTAGAATTGCTTTCAATCTTGGACTTAATGGAAAAGCTTTTAAAGAAATGACCAAATTCGTAATGTCTCTTTATGAAGCATTCGAAAAGTCTGATTCTTCTTTATTTGAGATCAACCCGGTATTGAAAACCAGTGATGATCTTATCATGGCGGTAGATGCTAAGGTAACTTTAGATGACAATGCATTATTCCGTCACAAGGATTATGCAGAGATGCGCGATATTCGTGAAGAAAATCCAACTGAGGTTGAAGCAAGAGAAGTGGGACTTAATTACGTAGATCTTGACGGTAATGTTGGATGTATGGTAAATGGTGCTGGTCTTGCTATGGCAACTATGGACCTTATTAAGCAGGCCGGTGGAGAACCAGCTAACTTCCTTGATGTTGGAGGTACTGCCGATGCGAAAAGAGTGGAAGAAGCTTTCAGGCTGATCCTTAAGGATGATAAAGTAGAGGCGATCCTGGTAAATATCTTTGGAGGTATTGTTAGATGTGACCGTGTTGCACAGGGAATCGTTGATGCATCCAAAAATATGGGAGATGCGATGAATGTGCCAATCATTGTTCGTCTGCAGGGTACAAATGCAGATATTGCAAAAGAACTTATAGATAATAGTGGATTGAAAGTGTATAGCGCTATTCAATTCCAGGAAGCTGCAGATAAAGTACAGGAAGTACTTTCTTAA
- a CDS encoding MFS transporter, translated as MRKALLALAIGGFGIGMTEFVIMGILPEVAGSLGISIPQAGHFISAYALGVVVGAPLLTAFGNKWPAHRVLLFLMIWFTVFNTLSAFSNSYILLMISRFLSGLPHGAFFGIGAVVAGKLAKPGKDAQAIAIMFTGLTVANVIGVPLGTWLGQNFNWGVSFLAVGVVGIMAVLSIKFWMPELPKSKSNGFRKDLKVLKKAELWMIILLTTIGTGGFFAWYSYIAPLITDVAGHSENIVSYAMILAGLGMVVGNFLGAKLAEMFSPIYAVIIALILMVTALLSNTFLAYDKIGVLIMTFILPVIAFCIATPIQMAVIKSAKGSEMLGSSLNQSAFNMGNASGAYLAGLPIAYGYGIVSAQYVGAAMAGIGILIGVGVVLLRKQRSVQLEMSNT; from the coding sequence ATGAGAAAGGCATTATTAGCATTAGCGATAGGAGGTTTTGGAATTGGGATGACAGAATTCGTTATAATGGGTATTTTGCCAGAAGTTGCAGGTTCACTAGGCATTTCGATTCCACAGGCAGGCCACTTTATTTCTGCCTACGCACTGGGAGTTGTGGTGGGAGCACCTTTGCTCACGGCCTTCGGAAATAAATGGCCAGCACACAGGGTTTTACTTTTTCTTATGATCTGGTTTACGGTATTTAATACCCTTTCAGCCTTTTCAAATTCTTATATATTACTGATGATCTCGAGGTTCTTATCTGGATTGCCACACGGCGCTTTCTTCGGAATTGGAGCCGTGGTCGCAGGGAAACTTGCCAAACCGGGTAAGGACGCACAGGCCATTGCAATTATGTTTACAGGACTTACGGTAGCAAATGTCATTGGAGTTCCCCTGGGAACCTGGCTGGGCCAGAATTTCAACTGGGGAGTTTCCTTCCTGGCGGTAGGAGTTGTAGGAATAATGGCCGTTCTGAGCATTAAATTCTGGATGCCCGAATTACCAAAATCTAAATCCAATGGATTTAGAAAAGATCTGAAAGTGCTAAAAAAAGCAGAATTATGGATGATCATTCTGCTAACCACAATTGGTACAGGTGGATTCTTTGCCTGGTATAGTTACATCGCGCCCTTGATCACAGATGTGGCTGGGCATAGTGAGAATATTGTTAGTTATGCCATGATCCTGGCTGGTCTGGGAATGGTTGTGGGTAATTTCCTTGGTGCAAAACTGGCAGAAATGTTCAGCCCTATCTATGCCGTTATCATTGCACTCATTTTAATGGTTACCGCCCTTTTATCAAATACGTTTCTGGCATATGACAAGATCGGAGTTTTGATCATGACCTTTATTCTTCCGGTGATCGCGTTTTGTATCGCGACCCCAATTCAGATGGCAGTAATCAAATCTGCCAAAGGATCTGAAATGTTAGGCTCCTCTTTAAATCAGAGTGCTTTTAATATGGGAAATGCCAGTGGAGCTTACCTTGCCGGATTACCAATAGCCTATGGATACGGAATAGTTTCAGCACAATATGTTGGCGCCGCTATGGCTGGAATAGGCATTCTTATTGGTGTAGGTGTTGTTCTTCTTAGAAAACAACGATCTGTTCAGTTAGAGATGAGCAACACTTAA
- the lysA gene encoding diaminopimelate decarboxylase, whose protein sequence is MTQNELLSVAEKFGSPVYVYDADKIISQYKRLTNAFKVDNLRIHYAVKALSNISILKLLNSLGCGLDTVSVQEVELGIKAGVDPANIIYTPNGVSLEEIEEVVALGAQINIDNLSILEQFGTRHPEIPVCIRINPHVMAGGNSKISVGHIDSKFGISIHQMPHLLRIVENTGMHINGIHMHTGSDILDIGVFLHASEILFEAARHFKELEFIDFGSGFKVPYREGDIETDIEDLGAQLTERFNNFCKEYGRELTLAFEPGKYLVSESGKFLARVNVIKQTTSTVFAGIDSGFNHLIRPMFYGSHHEITNISNPGAKPRFYSVVGYICETDTFANNRRISEIREGDILSFSNAGAYCFSMASNFNSRFRPPEVLWYKGKAHLIRKRETFEDLTRHQVEMNFDTSPKELADKD, encoded by the coding sequence ATGACACAAAACGAATTACTATCGGTTGCCGAAAAATTTGGAAGCCCTGTTTATGTTTATGATGCTGATAAGATCATTTCTCAGTATAAACGACTTACCAATGCTTTTAAAGTTGACAACCTTAGAATTCACTATGCCGTGAAGGCGCTTTCGAATATTTCTATACTTAAATTATTGAATTCTCTAGGTTGCGGACTGGATACAGTTTCGGTTCAGGAAGTAGAGTTAGGGATAAAGGCCGGGGTAGATCCTGCTAATATCATTTATACACCTAATGGAGTTTCTCTCGAAGAGATCGAGGAGGTTGTAGCATTAGGAGCCCAGATAAATATTGATAATCTTTCTATCCTCGAACAGTTTGGGACCCGTCACCCGGAGATCCCGGTATGTATCCGGATTAACCCTCACGTGATGGCAGGTGGAAATTCCAAGATCTCTGTTGGGCATATAGACTCAAAATTTGGCATTAGTATCCACCAGATGCCACACCTTTTAAGGATCGTGGAAAATACAGGGATGCATATTAATGGAATTCATATGCATACCGGTAGCGATATTCTTGATATTGGCGTTTTTCTGCATGCTTCAGAAATTCTTTTTGAAGCCGCAAGGCACTTTAAAGAACTTGAATTCATCGATTTTGGAAGTGGTTTTAAAGTACCCTATCGTGAAGGAGATATAGAAACGGATATTGAAGATCTTGGAGCACAACTAACCGAGAGGTTTAATAATTTTTGTAAAGAGTACGGCAGGGAACTTACCCTTGCTTTTGAACCAGGTAAATATCTGGTTAGCGAATCTGGAAAATTCCTGGCCAGGGTGAATGTTATCAAACAAACCACATCAACGGTTTTTGCAGGAATAGATTCTGGGTTCAATCATTTAATAAGACCTATGTTCTATGGTTCTCATCATGAGATCACCAATATTTCTAATCCAGGTGCTAAGCCAAGGTTTTATAGTGTTGTAGGATATATTTGTGAAACCGATACATTCGCCAATAACCGCAGGATCTCTGAAATTCGTGAAGGAGATATATTAAGTTTTAGTAATGCCGGGGCCTATTGCTTTTCAATGGCCAGTAATTTCAATTCAAGATTTCGCCCACCAGAAGTCCTTTGGTATAAAGGCAAAGCACATCTAATTAGAAAACGTGAAACTTTTGAGGACCTTACCAGGCATCAGGTAGAAATGAACTTTGATACTTCTCCCAAGGAACTAGCAGATAAAGACTAA
- a CDS encoding CHAD domain-containing protein, producing the protein MNRELSLPKNISVIAAEELEGCFISLETLNIHEAVHDIRKRLKKLRALARLVRDEMGEENYKEINIYFRDLGREISDFRDLTAHIETLNVLEERYGSYLYVNFFNPIITQLDKERDHMEKELRAKNFFSEYLPEKLKYAQDDLVKWPVNSNEIQVILPGIQRVYKRGQKGLNKSYKDPKTENFHEWRKRVKYLWYQTLLLQETWPQFFETLEAEIHQLADYLGNDHDLMVLKKKLNSEDIKLKDPQHLELMNAIIERYSNILRTEAKTKGELIYVETPEEFTKRIGSYTEINWN; encoded by the coding sequence TTGAATAGAGAGCTATCTTTACCAAAAAATATTAGCGTTATAGCGGCTGAAGAATTAGAAGGTTGCTTTATTTCCCTTGAGACCTTAAATATTCACGAGGCTGTCCACGATATCAGGAAAAGGTTAAAAAAACTACGTGCTCTGGCCAGACTGGTTCGGGACGAAATGGGAGAAGAAAATTACAAGGAGATAAATATTTACTTTAGGGATCTGGGACGGGAAATTTCAGACTTCCGGGACCTTACCGCTCATATAGAAACATTGAATGTCCTGGAAGAAAGGTATGGCAGTTACCTCTATGTGAATTTTTTCAATCCAATAATCACCCAACTGGATAAAGAACGTGACCATATGGAAAAGGAGCTTAGAGCTAAGAATTTCTTTTCAGAATACCTCCCTGAAAAATTGAAATATGCCCAGGATGATCTTGTAAAATGGCCGGTAAACTCAAACGAAATACAAGTAATTCTTCCGGGTATCCAACGGGTTTATAAACGTGGGCAGAAAGGATTAAATAAGTCCTACAAGGATCCTAAGACGGAAAATTTTCATGAATGGAGAAAAAGAGTGAAATACCTGTGGTACCAAACACTGTTACTTCAGGAAACCTGGCCACAATTTTTTGAAACTCTGGAAGCAGAGATCCATCAGTTGGCAGATTACCTTGGTAATGATCATGACCTCATGGTCTTAAAAAAGAAATTGAATTCGGAAGATATAAAGTTGAAAGATCCTCAACACCTGGAATTGATGAATGCGATAATTGAAAGGTACAGTAATATATTAAGGACTGAAGCGAAAACCAAAGGTGAACTGATCTATGTAGAAACTCCTGAAGAATTCACGAAAAGGATTGGTTCCTATACCGAGATAAATTGGAATTGA
- a CDS encoding cyclase family protein, translating to MMKNLKYLILFLVTSFTFGQEIQGEIIDLTHAFSRESVYWVTAKEFQLEEVAKGKTENGFYYSANNFSTAEHGGTHIDAPIHFAENKQTVDLIPLKNLIGEGVKIDVSSKASENPDYLISVEDLQAWERENSEIPQQSIVLLQTGFGKYYPDAKKYLGTDERGSDAIKELHFPGLSPEAAKWLITNRNIKAVGLDTASIDYGQSTDFATHVALMTQNVPAFENVANLELLPARGFQIIALPMKIQGGSGGPLRIIAIK from the coding sequence ATGATGAAAAATCTAAAGTATCTTATTCTCTTCCTGGTAACATCTTTTACTTTCGGTCAGGAAATCCAGGGCGAGATCATAGATCTTACCCATGCTTTTTCCAGGGAAAGTGTTTATTGGGTTACCGCAAAAGAATTTCAGCTTGAAGAAGTGGCGAAAGGCAAGACAGAAAACGGTTTCTATTATTCTGCCAATAACTTTTCTACTGCAGAACATGGAGGAACACATATAGATGCACCCATCCATTTTGCCGAAAATAAACAGACCGTAGATCTTATTCCTCTGAAAAATTTGATTGGTGAGGGCGTTAAGATCGATGTTTCCAGCAAGGCTTCAGAGAATCCTGATTATCTAATAAGTGTAGAAGATCTTCAAGCCTGGGAACGTGAAAATTCGGAAATACCTCAGCAGAGTATCGTTCTACTTCAAACTGGATTTGGAAAATATTATCCTGATGCAAAAAAATATCTTGGTACAGACGAACGTGGTTCCGATGCCATCAAAGAACTCCACTTCCCAGGCCTTTCTCCGGAAGCTGCAAAATGGTTAATAACCAACAGGAATATTAAAGCTGTGGGTCTTGATACTGCAAGTATAGATTACGGACAATCAACAGATTTTGCTACTCATGTGGCCTTAATGACCCAGAATGTTCCGGCATTTGAGAACGTTGCAAATCTGGAATTGCTGCCGGCGAGAGGATTTCAAATTATTGCTTTGCCTATGAAAATTCAAGGAGGAAGCGGCGGACCCTTGAGGATCATTGCGATTAAGTAA
- a CDS encoding 2'-5' RNA ligase family protein, with translation MPVPTKDPLYFITLMPPEKIRKEVELIKKEIKNNYGIKHALKLPAHITIQIPFRMHQSKEKNLFKKLREFSAHRHSWNTKIDGFGRFAKNVIFIKIQEHQPFAQIHKDLQEMMLGFLDLKSHEISAKIHPHITIATRDLKRSHFPEIWEDFKDKSYSASFSVQDIYLFKHNGENWDLLKVFSFAEQQLLGTDF, from the coding sequence ATGCCTGTACCAACAAAAGATCCACTTTACTTTATTACCCTCATGCCTCCTGAAAAAATCAGGAAAGAAGTAGAATTAATAAAAAAGGAGATCAAAAATAATTATGGCATTAAGCATGCTTTAAAACTGCCAGCTCATATTACCATCCAGATCCCTTTCCGGATGCATCAAAGCAAGGAAAAAAATCTTTTCAAAAAATTAAGAGAATTCTCTGCTCATCGTCATTCATGGAATACCAAAATTGATGGCTTTGGAAGATTTGCAAAGAATGTCATCTTTATAAAAATTCAGGAGCATCAACCATTTGCTCAGATCCATAAAGACCTGCAAGAAATGATGCTTGGATTTCTAGACCTGAAAAGCCATGAGATCTCTGCAAAGATTCATCCTCATATTACCATAGCCACTCGTGATCTAAAAAGAAGTCATTTCCCTGAAATCTGGGAAGATTTTAAAGACAAGTCATATTCGGCTTCTTTTAGTGTTCAGGATATTTATCTTTTTAAACATAACGGAGAAAACTGGGATCTGCTAAAAGTTTTTTCTTTTGCCGAACAACAACTTTTAGGTACTGATTTTTAA